One Argonema galeatum A003/A1 DNA segment encodes these proteins:
- a CDS encoding ATP-binding protein, with the protein MDLSPEPVKATLVDEIFPDGGEMGQLMRSRDWSATPLGPADNWPQSLRTSVSICLASRFPILIWWGPELIKIYNDAYRPILGATKHPQALGQPGRDCWPEIWDIIGPMLEGVREEGKATWSDDSMLPLDRNGFVEECYFTFSYSPIRDETGAVGGVFTAVTETTRRVLGERRLQTLRDLAANTTEAKTVEEACALAANTLVNNTADIPFALLYLLDANSSGATLAATTGCKDSFCESLGFTADEEDKPIAKLLAQVAQTNQAQLLHISDLKLPIEPGKLQSQISNLKSQIQSVLILPVARAGKDRPAGILVAGISPFLSLDEDYRGFFELVAGQVASAVANASAYEEERQRSEALAELYRAKTAFFSNVSHEFRTPLTLLLSPVEDALADTENLLPTMQRDRVEIVHRNSLRLLKLVNTLLDFSRIEAGREEAVCEPIDLAAFTAELASVWRSTIEKAGLRLIVKCPTLSEPVYADREMWEKIVFNLISNAFKFTFAGEISVTLRACASSVELEVGDTGTGIPPEELPHLFERFHRVRGAASRTHEGTGIGLALVQELVRLHGGTVQVASIVGEGTTFTVSIPTWLSSKTVGDEEGRGDRGSGGAGERGSGEEKEDSLCQPTTLDRTLRSGRRGAEGQSKIQNPKSKISYPLGAAPYIEEASRWLVEEAIEQTGFKTQNSKNPRILLADDNADMRDYVKRLLEQSYEVETVADGAAALVAAIDRIPDLVLTDVMMPGLDGFELLRQLRADPRTREVPIILLSARAGEESRVEGLEAGADDYLIKPFSARELVARVDANLKMARIRREAAVRERAARIEAEAAQEKVSHILESIGDGFVAFDREWRYTYLNKKATELIRKSQEELLGKSIWEVFPDAIGSKYYTELHRARAEQIPVHFEYYYPPLDSWFENDAYPTADGISVFGRDISDRKRAQAEREQMIKLLESEQALLEAVLQQMPAAAIVAEAPSGKLLLGNKLVEKIWRQPFLEADTIEQYRIYQGFHLDGQPYEAEEWPLARSIRNGEVVTEEEINFQRGDGSYGTMRVSSTPIYNYEGSIVAGVMTFYDITSSKRAKEELRASEEKFRTLVNSMQDIVFTLDREQRFTGVFGSWLERTNFQAEFFLGKTPQEIYDLPSSDLRLPQSEISNLKLPAAIHEASHKKALSGETVVYEWLFQSVNGTEYCQTSLSPLRDANGDIIGVVGVGRDITQLHRGKEVQRFLAEASKVLTATLDYETTLKSVARLAVPYLADYCVIFVLEEEDRIRRVAVAHRDAAKEALLKELQAYPLDLNSQAPVAQVLRKRQPLLVQEVSDSILEAISCEVNQDRILRELDPKSLVIVPLVARGQMLGAIGFTYAESGRRYQQSDLALAEDLAYRAALAFSLAQLYRKSQEANRIKDEFLAIVSHELRTPLNAILGWATLLRTRKFDEARTASALETIERNARSQSQLIEDLLDVSRMLRDKLSLNLRTLDLVTVIEAATEAVRPTAQNNNIELKLILCDRGCLVSADFNRLQQVVWNLLSNAIKFTPSGGQVEIRLSINFGLEDTALQSNIVASKEQPTNPKSPYAQITVSDTGKGISPNFLPYVFDRFRQADSTTTREQGGLGLGLAIVRHLVDLHGGTVCAASDGEGKGATFTVKLPLLQGIEDRRLSIENFPVPSPQSPVPSPLSGLQVLVVDDEADTRDFLTTALEEYGAKVMAADSTESALEALQEWKANVLVSDIGMPGEDGYALIRKLRALESERGGSLPAVALTAYAMEKDRIEALDAGFQRHLSKPIDPIELVSAIEQLVKTKS; encoded by the coding sequence ATGGATCTTTCGCCCGAACCCGTAAAGGCAACTTTAGTGGATGAAATTTTCCCCGATGGCGGGGAGATGGGTCAACTTATGCGATCGCGCGACTGGTCTGCCACTCCCCTTGGCCCTGCGGACAACTGGCCGCAGAGTTTGCGGACATCGGTCAGCATCTGTTTGGCATCCCGCTTCCCCATACTCATCTGGTGGGGGCCAGAACTCATCAAAATCTACAACGATGCCTATCGCCCCATCCTGGGGGCCACAAAACACCCTCAAGCCTTGGGACAGCCAGGACGGGATTGCTGGCCGGAGATTTGGGACATTATCGGCCCGATGCTAGAAGGCGTCAGAGAAGAGGGTAAAGCTACCTGGTCTGACGATAGTATGCTGCCCCTCGATCGCAACGGTTTCGTAGAGGAATGTTACTTCACCTTTTCTTATAGTCCGATTCGGGATGAAACGGGCGCTGTCGGTGGTGTGTTCACTGCCGTTACGGAAACTACGCGCAGGGTGCTGGGAGAACGGCGTTTGCAGACATTGCGCGACCTAGCGGCAAACACCACCGAGGCGAAAACTGTTGAAGAAGCTTGTGCTTTAGCTGCCAACACTTTAGTTAATAACACCGCCGATATTCCCTTTGCCTTACTTTATTTGCTGGATGCAAATAGTTCCGGCGCTACTTTGGCCGCAACAACTGGTTGTAAAGACTCTTTTTGCGAAAGCTTAGGTTTTACCGCAGATGAAGAAGATAAACCCATTGCGAAACTGCTAGCGCAGGTGGCACAGACAAACCAAGCTCAGTTATTGCATATTTCCGATCTAAAATTGCCAATTGAACCGGGAAAACTTCAATCTCAAATCTCAAATCTCAAATCTCAAATTCAATCCGTACTGATATTACCAGTAGCGCGAGCCGGAAAAGACAGGCCAGCAGGAATACTGGTAGCCGGTATCAGTCCATTTTTAAGCCTTGATGAAGACTATCGTGGATTTTTCGAGCTAGTCGCCGGACAGGTTGCCAGCGCAGTAGCCAATGCAAGTGCCTACGAAGAAGAACGCCAGCGATCGGAAGCCCTGGCAGAATTATATCGAGCCAAGACAGCCTTTTTCAGCAATGTCAGCCACGAGTTTCGCACCCCGCTGACCCTGTTGCTTAGCCCGGTTGAAGATGCTTTGGCAGATACTGAAAATTTACTGCCGACAATGCAGCGCGATCGCGTTGAGATTGTCCACCGCAACAGTTTGCGTCTGCTCAAGCTAGTCAATACCCTGCTCGACTTTTCCCGCATTGAAGCAGGAAGGGAAGAAGCTGTCTGCGAACCGATTGACTTAGCCGCCTTCACCGCAGAACTGGCAAGCGTATGGCGATCGACTATAGAAAAAGCCGGATTGCGCCTGATAGTAAAATGTCCCACTTTGTCAGAACCTGTGTACGCAGACAGGGAAATGTGGGAAAAAATCGTTTTTAACCTAATTTCTAACGCTTTTAAATTTACTTTTGCAGGTGAAATCTCGGTAACCTTACGCGCTTGCGCCTCTAGCGTCGAGCTGGAAGTGGGAGACACGGGTACTGGCATCCCGCCAGAAGAACTTCCCCATCTTTTCGAGCGATTCCACCGCGTGCGGGGTGCGGCATCGCGCACCCATGAAGGAACCGGCATTGGTTTAGCCTTGGTACAGGAGTTAGTTCGGTTGCACGGTGGAACTGTGCAGGTAGCCAGCATTGTTGGTGAAGGTACAACCTTTACGGTATCGATTCCCACTTGGTTGTCATCAAAAACAGTTGGTGATGAAGAGGGCAGGGGGGACAGGGGGAGCGGGGGAGCGGGGGAGCGGGGGAGCGGGGAGGAAAAGGAGGACTCTTTGTGCCAACCAACTACATTAGACCGCACCCTAAGAAGCGGAAGAAGGGGCGCTGAGGGTCAATCCAAAATCCAAAATCCAAAATCCAAAATTTCATATCCCCTGGGTGCTGCCCCCTACATCGAAGAGGCATCGCGATGGTTGGTGGAAGAAGCGATTGAGCAAACGGGCTTCAAAACTCAAAACTCTAAGAATCCCCGCATCCTCCTGGCTGATGACAATGCAGATATGCGAGATTATGTCAAGCGCCTGCTAGAGCAAAGCTACGAAGTGGAAACAGTGGCAGATGGAGCTGCGGCTTTAGTTGCGGCGATCGATCGCATCCCAGACTTGGTGCTTACCGATGTAATGATGCCGGGGTTAGACGGCTTCGAGTTGCTGCGCCAGTTGCGTGCCGATCCCCGCACAAGAGAAGTACCGATAATTCTTCTATCCGCTCGCGCTGGGGAAGAATCTCGCGTTGAGGGGCTAGAAGCGGGAGCGGATGACTACCTGATCAAGCCCTTTTCTGCGCGTGAGTTGGTTGCCCGTGTAGATGCCAATTTGAAGATGGCGCGTATTCGCAGAGAGGCGGCAGTGAGGGAGCGTGCTGCCCGCATAGAAGCCGAAGCCGCACAGGAAAAAGTATCTCACATTCTGGAAAGTATTGGCGACGGATTTGTGGCGTTCGATCGCGAATGGCGATACACCTATTTAAACAAGAAAGCAACGGAACTTATCCGCAAATCTCAGGAAGAATTGCTTGGTAAGAGTATATGGGAAGTGTTTCCAGACGCGATCGGCAGCAAATATTATACTGAGCTTCATCGAGCTAGAGCCGAGCAAATTCCTGTACATTTTGAGTATTACTATCCACCTTTAGATAGTTGGTTTGAAAACGACGCCTATCCCACCGCCGACGGAATTTCTGTTTTTGGTCGCGACATCAGCGATCGCAAACGAGCCCAAGCCGAACGAGAACAAATGATTAAGCTCCTAGAAAGCGAGCAGGCGCTCTTAGAAGCAGTATTGCAGCAGATGCCAGCCGCTGCGATCGTTGCCGAAGCTCCTTCAGGAAAGCTACTGCTTGGCAATAAGTTGGTGGAAAAGATTTGGCGTCAGCCTTTCCTAGAAGCAGATACGATTGAGCAATACCGAATTTATCAGGGTTTCCACCTTGATGGGCAACCTTACGAAGCCGAAGAATGGCCTTTAGCGCGTTCTATTAGGAATGGTGAAGTAGTAACGGAAGAGGAGATTAATTTTCAGCGCGGTGATGGCAGTTACGGTACGATGCGCGTCAGTTCTACCCCAATTTACAACTACGAAGGATCGATCGTTGCCGGAGTGATGACTTTTTACGATATCACCTCTAGCAAACGAGCAAAAGAAGAACTCAGAGCAAGTGAGGAAAAATTCAGAACTCTCGTTAATTCCATGCAGGATATCGTCTTCACTTTGGATCGAGAACAACGCTTTACAGGCGTGTTTGGTTCTTGGTTGGAGAGAACTAACTTTCAGGCGGAATTCTTTTTGGGTAAAACGCCACAGGAGATTTATGATTTGCCAAGTTCAGATTTGAGATTGCCGCAATCTGAAATTTCAAATCTAAAATTACCGGCGGCTATTCACGAAGCAAGTCACAAAAAAGCGCTTTCTGGAGAAACGGTTGTTTATGAGTGGTTATTTCAAAGCGTTAACGGCACCGAATACTGTCAGACTTCCCTATCGCCGCTGCGAGATGCCAACGGGGATATTATTGGAGTAGTTGGAGTGGGGCGCGATATTACTCAACTGCATCGCGGCAAGGAAGTGCAACGTTTTCTTGCCGAAGCTAGCAAAGTGCTGACAGCAACGCTTGATTACGAGACGACGCTCAAGAGTGTAGCGCGTCTGGCAGTGCCTTATTTGGCTGACTACTGCGTTATTTTCGTGTTGGAGGAGGAGGATCGGATTCGCCGAGTGGCAGTTGCCCACAGAGATGCGGCAAAAGAGGCTCTGCTCAAGGAACTGCAAGCGTACCCGCTCGACCTCAATTCGCAAGCTCCCGTTGCTCAGGTGCTGCGTAAGCGTCAGCCGTTGCTTGTTCAGGAGGTTTCTGATTCCATCTTGGAGGCTATTAGCTGCGAGGTTAACCAGGATCGCATCCTGCGTGAACTCGATCCGAAATCGTTGGTGATAGTGCCTCTTGTGGCGCGGGGGCAAATGCTGGGTGCGATCGGTTTTACTTATGCAGAATCTGGACGTCGCTATCAGCAAAGCGATCTAGCTTTGGCTGAAGATCTAGCCTACCGCGCTGCTTTAGCTTTCTCTCTAGCACAGCTCTACCGCAAATCTCAAGAGGCGAATCGCATTAAAGATGAGTTTCTGGCAATTGTGTCTCACGAATTGCGGACGCCTTTGAATGCGATACTGGGTTGGGCAACTTTGCTGCGTACCCGCAAGTTTGATGAAGCAAGGACGGCGAGCGCTCTGGAGACGATCGAACGCAATGCGCGATCGCAAAGTCAGCTGATTGAAGATCTTTTGGATGTCTCGCGAATGCTGCGGGACAAACTCTCCCTAAATCTCCGCACCCTCGACCTTGTTACGGTGATCGAGGCAGCTACCGAAGCTGTACGTCCAACAGCTCAGAACAATAATATCGAACTGAAATTAATATTGTGCGATCGGGGTTGTTTAGTCTCCGCTGATTTCAATCGCTTGCAGCAAGTTGTGTGGAATTTGCTCTCCAATGCGATTAAGTTTACACCCTCTGGGGGACAGGTGGAGATTCGACTGTCAATTAATTTTGGATTGGAAGATACCGCATTACAATCGAATATCGTCGCATCAAAAGAACAACCTACTAATCCAAAATCGCCTTATGCCCAAATCACAGTAAGCGATACTGGCAAAGGCATTAGTCCCAATTTTCTGCCTTATGTGTTCGATCGCTTTCGCCAAGCCGATAGTACAACGACAAGGGAACAAGGAGGGCTGGGATTGGGATTGGCAATTGTGCGTCACTTGGTAGATCTGCACGGCGGTACTGTCTGTGCGGCTAGCGATGGAGAAGGAAAGGGTGCGACTTTCACAGTGAAACTACCACTGCTTCAAGGGATTGAGGATCGGCGATTGAGCATTGAGAACTTCCCAGTCCCCAGTCCCCAGTCCCCAGTCCCCAGTCCCCTCTCTGGTTTGCAGGTACTTGTTGTTGATGACGAAGCCGATACGCGAGATTTCCTGACTACAGCACTCGAAGAGTATGGGGCTAAGGTAATGGCTGCGGACTCGACGGAATCGGCGCTGGAAGCATTGCAGGAGTGGAAGGCAAATGTACTGGTAAGCGATATCGGGATGCCCGGTGAGGATGGTTATGCTCTCATCCGCAAGCTGAGAGCCTTGGAGTCGGAGCGTGGGGGATCGCTTCCGGCTGTAGCGCTGACGGCATATGCGATGGAAAAAGACCGGATCGAGGCTCTGGATGCGGGTTTTCAGAGGCATTTGTCGAAGCCGATCGATCCTATTGAGTTGGTGAGTGCGATCGAACAACTTGTGAAAACTAAAAGTTAG
- a CDS encoding Uma2 family endonuclease has protein sequence MFVSESSIYISRENYLKGEEISPIRHEYIRGEVFAMAGGTQAHNIIAGNIFALLRNHVRGTGCRAFVENIKVLIDAADVYYYPDVTVSCDERDRNSSDSFIRYPSLVVEVLSDNTEAFDRGDKFADYQQIETLQEYVLIGQKRQKIECFRRNSERRWELYTYQKGEEIYLASVNFRTAISALYEDVAEFS, from the coding sequence ATGTTTGTCAGCGAAAGCAGTATTTATATTTCTCGCGAAAACTATCTAAAAGGTGAAGAAATCAGTCCGATCCGGCACGAATATATTCGAGGAGAAGTTTTTGCAATGGCTGGTGGTACTCAAGCTCACAATATTATAGCAGGTAACATCTTCGCTTTGCTGAGAAACCACGTTCGGGGAACAGGATGTCGAGCTTTTGTAGAAAATATAAAAGTATTGATAGATGCTGCTGATGTATATTATTACCCCGACGTAACAGTAAGTTGCGATGAAAGAGATAGAAATTCGTCAGATTCTTTCATTCGCTATCCTTCCTTAGTTGTAGAAGTTTTATCTGACAATACAGAAGCGTTTGACAGAGGAGATAAGTTTGCTGATTACCAACAAATAGAAACTTTGCAAGAGTATGTATTAATCGGTCAAAAACGGCAAAAAATTGAGTGTTTCCGGCGCAATTCTGAGAGACGTTGGGAACTCTATACTTATCAAAAAGGGGAGGAAATTTATTTGGCTAGTGTTAATTTTAGGACGGCTATTTCAGCTTTGTATGAGGATGTGGCGGAATTTAGTTAA
- a CDS encoding type II toxin-antitoxin system ParD family antitoxin → MNIALTREQEEFVNTLVESGKYLSASDVIREGIRLLEDRYIVYQARLAELQKEIDIGMEQLERGEKIDGRELIKRLHEKNRQSAEGKSE, encoded by the coding sequence ATGAATATAGCATTAACACGGGAGCAAGAAGAGTTTGTTAATACCCTGGTAGAAAGCGGTAAATACTTATCTGCTAGTGATGTTATTCGTGAAGGAATAAGGCTTTTGGAGGATCGCTATATTGTGTACCAAGCGCGACTTGCTGAACTCCAAAAGGAAATCGATATTGGCATGGAACAGCTTGAGAGAGGAGAAAAGATTGATGGGAGAGAGTTGATCAAGCGGCTACATGAGAAAAACCGGCAAAGTGCCGAAGGTAAATCGGAATGA
- a CDS encoding type II toxin-antitoxin system RelE/ParE family toxin, which produces MKNYYVSPQAASEIEEINDYIASKDPAAADRFLRALTQKFETLVNFPNMGRRWDKLSPPLRSFPIDNYLIFYHSIEDGIEVVRVVSGYRDLENLFSGESNS; this is translated from the coding sequence ATGAAAAACTATTATGTGTCGCCGCAAGCAGCTAGTGAAATCGAAGAAATCAACGATTACATTGCTTCTAAAGATCCTGCTGCTGCTGATCGATTCCTGAGAGCGCTTACACAAAAATTTGAGACTTTGGTAAATTTTCCAAATATGGGTCGCAGATGGGATAAACTATCTCCCCCATTACGGAGTTTCCCGATAGATAATTACTTGATTTTCTATCATTCGATAGAAGACGGTATTGAAGTTGTGCGTGTAGTTAGTGGCTACCGTGACCTTGAAAATCTGTTTTCTGGGGAGTCAAATAGCTAA
- a CDS encoding pentapeptide repeat-containing protein: MTVEEALELVEIAIIDYQRLNKVQELVFRQSWEGWSYAEIAKNTGYNHDYIKATGYELWKLLSKALGEKVKKDNLKTVLKRYIRKNQVNLHGNHAIELNLSGANLSGASLSVTRICANLIESNLCQANLPKSLIPENNTESDEEADNQEIQPNSEEEIYYWNDLPLRSQAQVKIAEALDRANVLFIPNSKARLTTTEGRQNQEPEFLIFHQGKWGILEIDSELSEQDVVKLEKRDRTFQTHGIAIVQHYDATQCREQPDRVVQDFLAILTQIAL; encoded by the coding sequence ATGACTGTTGAAGAAGCACTAGAGCTTGTGGAAATTGCCATAATAGATTACCAACGCTTAAACAAAGTTCAAGAGCTAGTGTTTCGGCAATCTTGGGAAGGATGGTCTTATGCGGAGATTGCTAAAAACACTGGATATAACCATGATTATATAAAAGCAACTGGTTATGAACTATGGAAGCTATTATCAAAGGCATTAGGGGAAAAGGTTAAAAAAGATAACTTGAAGACAGTTTTAAAGCGATACATAAGGAAAAATCAAGTTAACTTACATGGAAATCACGCAATTGAACTTAATCTAAGCGGTGCTAACCTAAGTGGAGCAAGCCTAAGTGTAACTAGAATATGTGCAAACTTAATTGAGTCAAATTTGTGTCAGGCAAATTTACCAAAATCCCTAATACCTGAAAATAACACTGAATCAGATGAAGAAGCAGATAACCAAGAAATTCAACCTAACTCAGAAGAGGAAATCTATTACTGGAACGATTTACCTCTGCGTTCACAAGCACAAGTAAAAATAGCTGAAGCGCTCGATCGGGCCAACGTCCTCTTTATCCCCAACTCCAAAGCGCGACTGACAACGACCGAAGGTAGACAAAACCAAGAACCTGAGTTTCTCATCTTCCACCAAGGTAAATGGGGAATTCTTGAAATTGATAGTGAATTATCCGAGCAAGATGTGGTAAAATTAGAAAAGCGCGATCGCACTTTTCAAACTCACGGAATTGCGATCGTTCAACATTACGACGCTACCCAATGCAGAGAACAACCAGATCGAGTCGTGCAGGACTTTTTGGCAATATTAACTCAGATAGCACTTTAG
- a CDS encoding Rpn family recombination-promoting nuclease/putative transposase — MAYDNTCKYIASQNPASFVRWLLPNEEFTTVEILKTELPAEPIRADSLILLRFGNTILHLEFEKLPYSDPPIPERMLNYWVRLYGKYRCRIEQVVIYLQRIDSPLVFLDRFQVGNTVHPYRVIRLWEEDPASFLAEPALLPLAPLTRSNAPRELLAQVAAEVELIQDPAQRREILVCTAVMAGLLHKPNLISQLFREDNMQESLFYQQIVEKGEQRGEQRGLQRGLQQGLQQGLQQGLQQGLQQGQKQQAFFQILRQLMRRVGEIAPSTEERIRALSLSQLENLAEALLDFSSPADLTAWLDNLN; from the coding sequence TTGGCCTACGATAACACCTGCAAATACATCGCCTCCCAAAATCCAGCTAGTTTCGTCCGCTGGTTATTACCCAATGAGGAATTCACCACTGTCGAAATCCTCAAAACCGAATTACCAGCCGAACCAATTAGAGCCGATTCCTTAATTTTATTACGGTTCGGTAACACAATTTTACATCTAGAGTTTGAAAAATTACCCTATTCAGATCCACCAATTCCCGAACGGATGCTCAACTATTGGGTTCGCCTGTACGGAAAATATAGATGTAGAATAGAACAAGTAGTAATTTACTTGCAACGCATTGACTCACCCCTAGTTTTCCTAGACCGATTTCAAGTAGGAAACACCGTACATCCCTATCGGGTAATTCGGTTATGGGAAGAAGACCCCGCATCTTTTTTAGCCGAACCCGCTTTGCTACCGCTAGCACCTCTAACTCGCAGTAATGCACCCAGAGAATTGTTAGCACAAGTAGCGGCAGAGGTTGAATTAATTCAAGACCCCGCACAACGAAGGGAAATATTAGTTTGTACCGCAGTAATGGCGGGTTTACTGCATAAACCAAATCTAATTAGTCAGCTATTTCGGGAGGATAATATGCAAGAATCTTTGTTTTATCAACAAATTGTGGAAAAAGGTGAGCAGCGAGGTGAGCAGCGAGGTTTGCAGCGAGGTTTGCAGCAAGGTTTGCAACAAGGTTTGCAACAAGGTTTGCAACAAGGTTTGCAACAAGGACAAAAACAGCAGGCATTCTTCCAAATTCTGCGCCAGTTGATGCGGCGGGTGGGAGAAATCGCACCTAGCACGGAAGAGAGAATTCGCGCTTTATCGCTTTCTCAGTTAGAGAACTTGGCGGAAGCGTTGTTGGATTTTTCATCGCCAGCAGATTTAACTGCTTGGTTGGATAATTTGAATTAG
- a CDS encoding HNH endonuclease: MSSERVTSIFKQAVSTRAKNYCEYCRSPGQFATESFTVDHIKPRQAGGETTLDNLAWSCFGCNAHKHTKTDDTDPETGQKVALFNPRQQVWTEHFGWSDDCTEVIGKTPCGKATINALRLNRTGVVNLRRLLVMAGLHPLSES; this comes from the coding sequence GTGTCATCTGAACGAGTTACATCTATTTTTAAACAAGCCGTTTCGACGCGAGCTAAAAATTACTGTGAGTATTGCCGCAGTCCTGGTCAATTCGCTACTGAGAGTTTCACAGTTGACCATATCAAGCCTCGTCAAGCAGGTGGCGAAACCACATTAGATAATTTAGCTTGGTCTTGTTTTGGTTGTAACGCTCACAAGCATACGAAAACTGATGATACCGATCCTGAAACAGGTCAAAAAGTGGCTTTGTTTAACCCCCGACAACAAGTTTGGACAGAGCATTTTGGCTGGAGTGATGATTGCACGGAAGTTATTGGCAAAACTCCTTGTGGTAAAGCGACAATTAATGCGCTTCGTTTAAACAGAACGGGTGTTGTTAATTTGCGTCGCTTGTTGGTTATGGCTGGTTTGCATCCACTATCGGAAAGCTAA
- a CDS encoding NAD(P)/FAD-dependent oxidoreductase, with product MADALENQSPHHVVIVGGGFGGLYAAQALNRPPVKVTLVDKRNFHLFQPLLYQVATGSLSPADISSPLRAVLSNNKNTKVLLAEVKDIDPEQRKVIMSSGELSYDTLIVATGVSHHYFGNDQWEMVAPGLKTIENALEIRRRIFLAFEAAEKETNAEKRRAWLTFVIVGGGPTGVELAGAIAELAFSTLKKDFRDIDTTEAQILLLEGTDRILPPYPPELSAKAETSLNKLGVTVLTKTLVTNISDNIVTTKQGDKIEQILARTILWAAGIKASGMGKILAQRANAELDRVGRVVVEPDLSLPSYPNIFAIGDLASFSHQDGKPLPGVAPVAMQEGEYVAKLIKKRLVGETAPLFRYVDTGSLAVIGRNAAVVDLGYVKLSGFFAWLIWVFVHIYYLIEFDNKLVVMIQWAWNYFTRQRGARLITGDESLGMIEVDANGDYSVPAKSKSPVEV from the coding sequence ATGGCAGATGCACTAGAAAATCAATCTCCTCACCATGTCGTGATTGTCGGTGGCGGTTTTGGCGGACTTTATGCTGCTCAAGCTCTTAATCGCCCGCCTGTGAAAGTAACTTTAGTCGATAAACGCAACTTTCATCTGTTTCAGCCACTACTATATCAAGTCGCAACAGGTAGTCTATCCCCTGCGGATATTTCCTCTCCACTTCGTGCTGTGCTAAGTAACAACAAAAACACTAAGGTGCTGCTGGCAGAAGTAAAAGATATTGACCCAGAACAGCGAAAAGTAATTATGAGTAGTGGCGAACTCAGTTACGATACATTAATTGTTGCTACTGGTGTCAGTCACCACTATTTTGGAAATGACCAATGGGAAATGGTTGCACCGGGATTAAAAACAATAGAAAATGCGCTGGAAATTCGGCGTCGTATTTTCTTGGCATTTGAAGCGGCAGAAAAAGAAACCAATGCCGAAAAACGGCGTGCTTGGTTGACATTTGTAATTGTGGGTGGAGGGCCGACAGGAGTAGAATTAGCAGGTGCGATCGCAGAACTTGCTTTCAGCACTCTCAAGAAAGATTTCCGAGACATTGACACCACTGAAGCTCAAATTTTGTTGCTGGAAGGGACCGATCGCATCCTGCCTCCCTACCCACCAGAATTATCCGCAAAAGCGGAAACATCGCTCAATAAATTGGGCGTTACCGTGCTGACAAAAACCCTAGTTACTAATATTTCAGACAATATCGTCACCACAAAACAAGGCGATAAAATTGAACAAATTTTAGCGCGAACAATATTATGGGCTGCTGGCATAAAAGCTTCTGGGATGGGAAAAATTCTCGCACAACGCGCAAATGCGGAACTAGATCGAGTAGGTAGAGTTGTCGTCGAACCAGATCTGAGCCTACCGAGTTATCCTAATATTTTTGCGATCGGAGATTTGGCAAGTTTCTCCCATCAAGACGGAAAACCTTTACCCGGTGTAGCACCAGTGGCGATGCAGGAAGGAGAATATGTTGCCAAACTGATTAAAAAGCGACTGGTTGGTGAAACAGCGCCTCTTTTCCGTTACGTTGATACAGGTAGTTTAGCCGTTATCGGACGAAATGCTGCTGTTGTAGACTTGGGTTATGTCAAGTTATCGGGTTTCTTCGCTTGGCTGATATGGGTATTTGTCCACATTTACTATCTCATCGAATTTGACAACAAATTAGTGGTGATGATTCAGTGGGCTTGGAACTATTTTACGCGCCAACGTGGAGCCCGTTTGATTACAGGTGATGAATCGCTGGGGATGATTGAAGTTGATGCTAACGGCGATTATTCCGTACCAGCGAAAAGTAAATCGCCAGTCGAAGTTTAG